Proteins encoded within one genomic window of Paludisphaera rhizosphaerae:
- a CDS encoding M56 family metallopeptidase yields MNMFWAIILSNAVVAGLMAITAALIGRLWKNPAAVHVLWLAVLVKLFTPPLATLSWPVQPATPPAARIADQQPLEQGSPHPTAVGDGDESTVAGPPVPKVTIQPADLNRHPAAATSFVRKWRPTTVLSALWLAGSACLALAYSLRIRRFVRLMSGFEPASDETQLLVSKLSTRLGLRRVPEALTTEHTLPPLVWSMGGRPCLVLPSRLFDGLAEEARASILLHELAHVRRRDYLVRLLELAATVGFWWHPVVWWSRRRLRDLEEECCDAIVLEASPSQAKTYALALLETLDFLSRTPRLGVPLPTAVHSTDSLTRRIRMLAQPRPAKLRPLPAALVFGLVTLPLAVAFSAEPPQAPSPQTSPQAQNAPPAAKPAVIVGEVKNQSGEPLADARVLAVYPFVELRTRPPAPSSKRYEVRTDADGKYRLVVPDLDVATTIAVDVLKPGYRRSTGMPMGPRIDDRRLKVGPGEEVNASFTLEPSLYFKGVAVDEAGKPVGNATVHAQLHWDRSGGWVERTITGNDGSFELFNYPEDASIFDEKRRPAAAEVLFTHPDHVDVRTSNLYNLSENERKSLRVVMARGSRLSGTILDSSGAPVPGVVVGAEANGGGPGAASGSTRKSTTTDATGKFVLRGVARKRNTIRVLSTAIGQKTMVRKDVDGDEEGIAIDLKPMELPSTFKSHEVLGMKLTEMTPELRKAYEIYTDKGVVVMDPGADSYRFGIGRLAKGYTFWMVGRTQVGTVQEFVKQLIAEAERGGNTPAHVRVVYCFVGAEQEGTNTQYLNLTPADVDQLKAALKVIE; encoded by the coding sequence ATGAACATGTTCTGGGCGATCATCCTGAGCAACGCGGTCGTCGCCGGCCTGATGGCGATCACCGCGGCGCTGATCGGCCGGCTCTGGAAAAACCCCGCGGCCGTCCATGTCCTGTGGCTGGCGGTCCTCGTCAAGCTCTTCACGCCCCCGCTGGCGACCCTCTCCTGGCCAGTCCAACCAGCGACCCCGCCGGCCGCGAGGATCGCGGATCAACAGCCCCTCGAGCAGGGATCGCCTCACCCTACGGCCGTGGGAGATGGAGACGAGTCGACCGTCGCTGGGCCCCCAGTCCCCAAGGTCACGATCCAGCCGGCCGACCTGAACCGACATCCGGCCGCGGCGACATCTTTCGTGAGAAAATGGCGCCCGACGACGGTCCTCAGCGCTCTCTGGCTCGCCGGCTCGGCCTGCCTGGCCCTGGCGTACAGCCTGCGGATCCGTCGCTTCGTAAGGCTCATGAGCGGCTTCGAGCCCGCCTCCGACGAGACGCAATTGCTGGTCTCGAAGTTGTCGACGCGGCTCGGCTTGCGACGTGTTCCCGAAGCACTGACGACCGAGCACACCTTGCCGCCGCTGGTCTGGTCGATGGGTGGTCGCCCGTGCCTCGTGCTGCCGAGCCGCCTGTTCGACGGGCTGGCGGAGGAGGCCCGCGCCTCGATCCTGCTCCATGAACTGGCACACGTCCGGCGTCGCGACTACCTGGTGCGGCTGCTGGAACTCGCCGCGACCGTTGGTTTCTGGTGGCATCCGGTCGTCTGGTGGTCGCGGCGAAGGCTCCGCGACCTGGAAGAAGAATGCTGCGACGCGATCGTCCTGGAAGCCTCCCCGAGCCAGGCGAAGACTTACGCGCTCGCCCTGCTGGAAACGCTCGACTTCCTCTCCCGGACGCCCCGCCTCGGCGTCCCGCTCCCGACCGCCGTCCATTCCACGGATTCGTTGACAAGGAGGATCCGCATGCTGGCCCAGCCCCGCCCCGCGAAGTTGCGTCCCCTTCCCGCAGCCCTCGTCTTCGGCCTCGTCACGTTGCCGCTGGCCGTCGCCTTCTCGGCCGAGCCTCCTCAGGCCCCTTCCCCGCAAACCTCACCCCAGGCTCAGAACGCTCCCCCCGCCGCGAAGCCGGCCGTGATCGTCGGTGAGGTCAAGAATCAGTCCGGCGAGCCGCTCGCCGATGCCCGAGTGCTGGCCGTCTACCCCTTCGTCGAACTTCGTACTCGGCCGCCTGCTCCGTCATCAAAACGGTACGAGGTTCGGACCGACGCCGATGGGAAATACCGGCTGGTGGTACCCGACCTCGACGTCGCAACGACGATCGCCGTCGACGTGCTGAAGCCAGGTTATCGCCGTTCCACCGGCATGCCGATGGGGCCAAGGATCGATGATCGCAGACTCAAGGTCGGGCCCGGGGAGGAGGTGAACGCCTCCTTCACCCTGGAACCATCGCTCTATTTCAAGGGTGTCGCCGTCGACGAGGCAGGCAAGCCTGTCGGGAACGCCACGGTCCACGCACAACTCCACTGGGACCGATCCGGCGGATGGGTGGAACGAACCATCACAGGCAATGACGGGTCCTTCGAGCTGTTCAATTATCCCGAGGATGCCTCGATTTTCGACGAGAAGCGCCGTCCAGCCGCGGCCGAGGTCCTGTTTACGCATCCCGACCACGTCGACGTCCGGACATCAAATCTCTACAACCTCTCTGAGAACGAACGAAAGTCGTTGCGCGTTGTGATGGCGAGAGGTTCGAGGCTCTCAGGGACGATCCTCGACTCGTCCGGAGCGCCTGTGCCCGGTGTCGTCGTCGGAGCCGAAGCCAATGGAGGAGGCCCGGGGGCCGCCTCCGGCTCGACACGTAAGTCAACCACCACCGACGCGACGGGAAAGTTCGTCCTGCGAGGGGTGGCGAGGAAAAGGAACACGATCCGGGTCCTCTCCACGGCGATCGGGCAGAAGACGATGGTTCGGAAAGACGTCGACGGAGACGAGGAGGGCATCGCGATCGACCTGAAGCCGATGGAGCTTCCCTCCACCTTCAAGTCCCACGAAGTCCTCGGCATGAAGCTCACCGAGATGACGCCCGAACTGAGGAAAGCCTACGAGATTTACACCGATAAGGGCGTCGTCGTCATGGATCCCGGGGCGGATTCCTACCGGTTCGGGATCGGCCGGCTGGCCAAGGGCTACACCTTCTGGATGGTGGGACGTACCCAGGTCGGCACTGTTCAGGAGTTCGTCAAGCAGTTGATCGCCGAGGCCGAGAGGGGGGGAAATACTCCGGCCCATGTTCGGGTCGTCTACTGCTTCGTGGGAGCCGAACAGGAAGGGACCAACACGCAGTATCTCAATCTGACCCCAGCCGACGTCGATCAACTGAAGGCCGCTCTGAAGGTCATCGAATGA
- a CDS encoding phytanoyl-CoA dioxygenase family protein, whose amino-acid sequence MKGLEKFEQDGFAIVDEVLTGEEVDRLITALGAVRSGSRLERAGEVYASRNLLADLPEVRRIAEGEALLGLARAVLGSGAFPVRGLLFDKTPTANWGVPWHQDLTIAIKRRVSAPGFGPWTVKAGVPHVRPPAEVLERMVTIRLHLDEAGPENGPLLVVPGSHQQGRLDVPSSQEWLDKAGVQTCLVPRGGVLMMRPLLLHASSPSNGPAHRRVIHLEYATGTLPFGVEWHEQPPTVNLD is encoded by the coding sequence ATGAAGGGACTCGAGAAGTTCGAGCAGGATGGTTTCGCGATCGTCGACGAAGTCCTCACCGGCGAAGAGGTCGACCGCCTGATCACGGCGCTGGGGGCGGTCCGATCGGGATCTCGCCTGGAACGAGCGGGCGAGGTTTACGCGAGCCGGAACCTGCTGGCCGATCTGCCTGAGGTCCGGCGGATCGCTGAGGGCGAGGCGCTCCTGGGCCTCGCCCGCGCCGTCCTGGGCTCTGGGGCGTTCCCGGTTCGAGGCCTTCTCTTCGACAAGACGCCCACGGCCAACTGGGGCGTGCCCTGGCATCAGGATCTCACCATCGCCATCAAGCGACGCGTGAGCGCCCCTGGCTTCGGCCCCTGGACCGTCAAGGCAGGCGTACCGCACGTCCGGCCTCCGGCCGAGGTCCTGGAACGCATGGTCACGATCCGCCTCCACCTCGACGAGGCAGGGCCAGAGAACGGTCCTCTGCTCGTCGTTCCAGGCTCACACCAGCAAGGCCGACTCGACGTCCCCTCGAGTCAGGAATGGCTCGACAAGGCCGGGGTCCAGACGTGCCTGGTCCCTCGCGGCGGCGTGCTCATGATGCGGCCGCTGCTCCTCCACGCGTCGTCGCCCTCAAACGGTCCCGCCCACCGCCGCGTCATCCACCTCGAATACGCGACCGGAACCCTGCCGTTCGGCGTCGAATGGCACGAACAACCGCCCACCGTCAACCTCGACTAA
- a CDS encoding 6-phosphofructokinase, with amino-acid sequence MKVGLLTGGGDCPGLNAVIRAVTRRVADAGGSCLGIQEGWRGLIRGMFRPLTPEDVDPTIGMGGTILGSSRTNPYKSPDADVPNLRRNFAEAGLDALIVVGGDDTLGVAARLINDFELPIVGVPKTIDNDLELADFSFGFDTAVNVVVESVERLRTTAESHRRVMVVETMGRSTGWLACFAGMAVGADYILVPEVPIEVPHLIASLRRKREAGKNHAIVLVAEGARYPDASPAVLESDAFGHPRLGGVGSLVAHAIDRQLRAETRTVVLGHLQRGGAPTVHDRVLATRMGLAAAELILRRRFGTVLTLRGSQIADVPLESSVLATRSLDLAYYQDAAAFFY; translated from the coding sequence ATGAAAGTCGGCCTGTTGACGGGTGGAGGCGACTGTCCCGGCTTGAACGCCGTGATCCGGGCCGTCACGCGCCGGGTGGCCGACGCGGGGGGCTCCTGCCTGGGGATCCAGGAAGGTTGGCGGGGACTGATCCGGGGGATGTTTCGGCCTCTGACCCCCGAGGACGTGGACCCGACCATCGGCATGGGAGGAACGATCCTCGGCTCCTCCCGCACGAACCCCTACAAGAGCCCGGACGCCGACGTCCCCAACCTTCGCCGCAACTTCGCGGAGGCCGGCCTCGACGCCCTCATCGTCGTCGGCGGCGATGACACGCTGGGCGTGGCGGCGCGCCTGATCAACGACTTCGAGCTGCCGATCGTCGGCGTCCCCAAGACGATCGACAACGACCTGGAACTGGCCGACTTCTCGTTCGGCTTCGACACGGCGGTCAACGTCGTCGTCGAATCCGTCGAACGGCTTCGCACCACGGCGGAAAGCCACCGTCGCGTGATGGTCGTCGAGACCATGGGTCGCTCGACTGGATGGCTCGCCTGCTTCGCCGGGATGGCGGTCGGGGCCGACTACATCCTCGTCCCCGAGGTCCCCATCGAAGTCCCCCACCTGATCGCCTCGCTCCGTCGCAAACGCGAGGCGGGGAAGAACCACGCGATCGTCCTCGTCGCCGAGGGCGCCCGCTACCCCGACGCCAGCCCCGCCGTCCTGGAATCCGACGCCTTCGGCCACCCCCGGCTGGGAGGCGTCGGCTCGCTGGTCGCCCACGCGATCGACCGCCAGCTTCGCGCCGAGACTCGCACGGTCGTTCTCGGCCACCTCCAACGCGGCGGCGCGCCGACGGTCCACGACCGCGTCCTCGCCACCCGCATGGGCCTCGCCGCCGCCGAACTCATCCTCCGACGCCGCTTCGGGACCGTCTTGACCCTCCGCGGCTCGCAGATCGCCGACGTCCCCCTCGAGTCCTCGGTCCTCGCCACCCGCTCCCTCGATCTGGCCTACTACCAGGACGCCGCCGCGTTCTTCTACTGA
- the trxA gene encoding thioredoxin, producing MADSVKEFTDANWKSEVLDSATPVIVDFWAPWCGPCRMLAPTIEKLANEFGDKVKVGKMNTDENTDTPGSLRISAIPTVLVFQGGKEVDRLVGVNPLNKFKDALEKLGVPV from the coding sequence ATGGCCGACAGCGTGAAGGAGTTTACCGACGCCAACTGGAAGTCGGAAGTACTGGACTCCGCTACTCCCGTCATCGTCGATTTTTGGGCGCCCTGGTGCGGCCCTTGCCGGATGCTGGCCCCCACGATCGAGAAGCTGGCTAACGAGTTCGGCGACAAGGTGAAGGTCGGTAAGATGAACACCGACGAGAACACGGACACGCCGGGCAGCCTGCGGATCTCCGCGATCCCGACCGTCCTGGTCTTCCAGGGGGGTAAGGAAGTCGACCGTCTGGTTGGCGTCAACCCGCTGAACAAGTTCAAGGACGCTCTCGAGAAGCTGGGCGTCCCCGTCTGA
- a CDS encoding glycoside hydrolase family 71/99-like protein: protein MTPRFPRWSPAFLLFLVAASLANAQTPGDEPWLKPYEGPTRTDVDATTLDGKVLCGYQGWHNTPCDGAGFGFTHWGERLGQPNARLVVDLWPDVSEYAPEDLCDVPGLTMPDGSPAKVYSAFRKGPVLVHTRWMREYGIDGVFLSRFIGEASSPKRSKHVNQVLANVREGCHREGRVWAMMLDLSGGRNTQRVKDDWTFLCDKVKVREDSRYLHHQGKPVVLLWGLGFKDRNWTVEQARELIDFFKNDPKYGGVYLIGGVDANWRTLKGDSRTEPEWADVYRSFDAVSPWDAGRYRDDASMDRARQRIWEGDVAELKAAGKGYMPTAFPGFSWDNLQRLQPGRSLIPRRKGEFYWRQFATFRDLGIRTVFVGMFDEVDEGTAIYKLADRTPAGQRFASTEGVPNDWYLTLTGAATRMIRGDAPLSWTIPSPPAAPAGSGR, encoded by the coding sequence ATGACACCCCGCTTTCCGCGTTGGTCCCCGGCGTTCCTCCTCTTCCTGGTCGCGGCGAGCCTGGCGAACGCCCAGACGCCCGGCGATGAGCCCTGGCTGAAACCCTACGAAGGACCGACCCGCACCGACGTCGACGCCACGACGCTCGACGGGAAGGTCCTTTGCGGCTACCAGGGATGGCACAACACTCCCTGCGACGGTGCGGGGTTCGGATTCACGCACTGGGGCGAACGCCTGGGACAACCCAACGCCCGGCTGGTCGTCGACCTCTGGCCCGACGTCTCCGAGTACGCCCCCGAAGACCTCTGCGACGTCCCCGGCCTGACGATGCCCGACGGCTCCCCCGCCAAGGTCTACAGCGCCTTCCGCAAGGGCCCCGTGCTCGTCCACACGCGCTGGATGCGAGAGTACGGGATCGACGGCGTCTTCCTCAGCCGGTTCATCGGCGAGGCCAGCAGCCCCAAGCGGTCGAAGCACGTCAATCAGGTCCTCGCCAACGTCCGCGAAGGCTGCCACCGCGAAGGTCGGGTCTGGGCGATGATGCTGGACCTCTCCGGCGGCCGCAACACCCAGCGCGTCAAGGACGATTGGACATTCCTCTGCGACAAGGTCAAGGTTCGGGAAGACTCCCGATACCTCCACCACCAGGGCAAGCCCGTCGTCCTCCTCTGGGGCCTGGGGTTCAAGGACCGGAACTGGACCGTCGAGCAGGCCAGGGAACTCATCGACTTCTTCAAGAACGACCCGAAGTACGGCGGCGTCTACCTGATCGGCGGCGTCGACGCCAACTGGCGGACCCTGAAGGGAGACTCGCGCACCGAGCCCGAGTGGGCCGACGTCTACCGTTCCTTCGATGCGGTCAGCCCCTGGGACGCCGGCCGCTATCGCGACGACGCCTCGATGGACCGCGCCCGCCAACGCATCTGGGAGGGGGACGTCGCCGAGTTGAAGGCCGCCGGCAAAGGGTACATGCCCACGGCTTTCCCCGGCTTCTCCTGGGACAACCTCCAGCGCCTGCAACCCGGCCGCTCGCTGATCCCCCGGCGCAAGGGAGAATTCTACTGGCGGCAGTTCGCCACCTTCCGCGACTTGGGGATTAGGACGGTCTTCGTCGGCATGTTCGACGAGGTCGACGAGGGGACGGCGATCTACAAGCTGGCCGACCGAACCCCGGCGGGCCAACGATTCGCCTCCACCGAGGGCGTCCCGAACGACTGGTACCTGACGCTGACGGGCGCGGCGACGCGGATGATCCGGGGTGACGCCCCGTTGTCATGGACGATTCCCTCGCCTCCCGCCGCCCCAGCAGGCTCGGGCCGGTGA
- a CDS encoding phosphoribosylanthranilate isomerase, which yields MPASLVAEPVFRGSPGIKVCGLIDPAEASACLAAGVDWLGLNFHPQSPRSVSVDRAREVLHAFDRDPADCAVGLFVGRPPVEVATICRTLGLTRIQLHGDEPPEDLVALGDFFLIRAFRLRDESSVRGMATYLERTERLGRSPDAILIDAWSPTAFGGTGASIGASILADLPPIRRLMLAGGLTPENVAERVAVVNPWMVDVASGVESSPGRKDPAKVKALLAAVHTPHSS from the coding sequence ATGCCCGCCTCCCTCGTCGCCGAACCCGTCTTCCGAGGGAGCCCCGGGATCAAGGTCTGCGGCCTGATCGACCCCGCCGAGGCGTCCGCCTGCCTGGCGGCCGGGGTCGACTGGCTGGGCCTGAATTTCCACCCGCAGTCGCCGCGATCGGTTTCGGTCGATCGCGCCCGCGAGGTGCTGCACGCCTTCGATCGCGATCCCGCCGATTGCGCCGTCGGCCTGTTCGTCGGCCGTCCGCCCGTGGAGGTCGCGACCATCTGCCGGACGCTTGGGCTAACGCGGATCCAACTTCACGGCGACGAACCTCCCGAGGACCTCGTCGCATTGGGCGACTTCTTCCTGATCCGCGCCTTCCGCCTCCGCGACGAGTCGTCGGTCCGAGGGATGGCGACCTACCTCGAGCGTACCGAACGCCTGGGCCGCTCGCCCGACGCGATCCTGATCGACGCCTGGTCGCCGACCGCTTTCGGCGGCACCGGGGCCTCGATCGGTGCGTCGATCCTGGCCGACCTGCCGCCGATTCGTCGGCTGATGCTGGCCGGAGGCCTGACACCCGAGAACGTCGCCGAGCGGGTCGCCGTGGTGAATCCCTGGATGGTCGACGTCGCCAGCGGCGTCGAATCATCTCCCGGTCGCAAAGACCCAGCGAAGGTCAAGGCACTGCTCGCCGCTGTACACACCCCCCATTCTTCATGA
- a CDS encoding BlaI/MecI/CopY family transcriptional regulator, with amino-acid sequence MGIDQVTDGELAVLEVIWKRGDPTSRDIASAIYDDVSDSKTATVQKLLERLESKGCVQRDRSERAHRFRAKISREDFLENRLQALADQVCEGSLAPLVTTLLRSKELTRQDLDALRKLVDDLWPSGE; translated from the coding sequence ATGGGCATCGATCAGGTGACGGACGGCGAGCTGGCCGTCCTGGAGGTGATCTGGAAGCGGGGCGACCCGACCAGTCGGGACATCGCCAGCGCGATCTACGACGACGTGAGCGACTCCAAGACAGCCACCGTGCAGAAGCTCCTGGAGCGGCTTGAGTCCAAGGGCTGCGTCCAACGCGACCGGAGCGAACGAGCGCATCGGTTCCGGGCGAAGATCAGCCGCGAGGACTTCCTGGAGAACCGCCTCCAGGCGCTGGCGGATCAGGTCTGCGAGGGCTCCCTCGCCCCCCTGGTGACGACCCTCCTGCGCTCGAAGGAGTTGACCCGACAAGACCTCGACGCGTTGCGCAAACTCGTCGACGACCTCTGGCCGTCGGGCGAGTGA
- a CDS encoding inositol-3-phosphate synthase: MARRRVGLWLVGAFGGVGTTMTVGLAAMARGLSDQTGLTTDLPAFRDLPLPAPGDFVVGGHEIRETTFDASAEEFRAASGVFDAEWLRACREELAAASARVRPAPRYGLSPTVAKLGDWNASAPVGTARQAIDQIAADLEAFVKAEKVDHLIVLNVSSTEPPFRTATAHETIDGLEAVLDRPGDPVLPSSSLYALAAFRGGHTYINFTPSLGASFPAAHALAEKTGALYAGKDGKTGETLMKTVLAPMFAARNFKVMSWVGHNIFGNRDGVVLDDPTNKSSKVETKDKVITEILGYKPASVVSIEYVPDMGDWKTAWDHIHFKGFLGTKMALQFTWQGCDSLLAAPLGVDLARLADLEKRRGGKGLMKHLSCFFKGPEGDPENDFFKQFAHLEAYAAKANAESR; this comes from the coding sequence ATGGCGCGTCGGCGAGTTGGACTCTGGCTCGTGGGAGCCTTCGGTGGGGTTGGGACGACGATGACCGTTGGCCTGGCGGCGATGGCGAGGGGCCTTTCGGACCAGACCGGGCTCACGACCGACCTGCCGGCCTTCCGCGACCTCCCGCTCCCGGCCCCGGGCGACTTCGTCGTCGGCGGCCACGAGATCCGCGAGACGACGTTCGACGCCTCGGCCGAGGAGTTCCGCGCCGCGTCGGGAGTCTTCGACGCTGAATGGCTCCGCGCCTGCCGCGAGGAACTGGCGGCGGCCTCGGCCCGCGTCCGTCCCGCCCCCCGCTACGGCCTGAGCCCGACGGTCGCGAAGCTCGGCGACTGGAACGCCTCGGCCCCCGTCGGCACGGCCCGCCAGGCGATCGACCAGATCGCCGCCGATCTGGAAGCGTTCGTGAAGGCCGAGAAGGTCGACCACCTGATCGTCCTGAACGTCTCTAGCACCGAACCCCCGTTCCGCACGGCGACGGCTCACGAGACGATCGACGGTCTGGAAGCCGTTCTGGATCGCCCCGGCGATCCGGTCCTCCCCTCCAGCAGCCTGTACGCCCTGGCCGCGTTCCGAGGCGGCCACACCTACATCAACTTCACCCCCAGCCTGGGGGCCTCGTTCCCGGCCGCTCACGCGCTCGCGGAGAAGACGGGGGCCCTCTATGCGGGCAAGGACGGCAAGACCGGCGAAACGCTGATGAAGACCGTGCTGGCGCCGATGTTCGCCGCTCGGAATTTCAAGGTCATGAGTTGGGTCGGCCACAACATCTTCGGCAACCGTGACGGTGTGGTTTTGGACGACCCGACGAACAAGTCGTCCAAGGTCGAGACCAAGGACAAGGTCATCACGGAGATCCTGGGCTACAAGCCGGCCTCGGTCGTCTCGATCGAGTACGTCCCCGACATGGGCGACTGGAAGACGGCCTGGGACCACATCCACTTCAAGGGGTTCCTGGGCACGAAGATGGCCCTGCAGTTCACCTGGCAAGGCTGCGACAGCCTGCTCGCCGCCCCCCTCGGCGTCGACCTCGCCCGCCTTGCCGACCTGGAGAAGCGCCGGGGCGGCAAGGGCCTGATGAAGCACCTCTCCTGCTTCTTCAAGGGCCCTGAGGGAGACCCCGAGAACGACTTCTTCAAGCAGTTCGCCCACCTCGAAGCGTACGCCGCCAAGGCGAATGCCGAGTCCCGTTGA